The window tattagaaatgtttcattctctgaaacagaaagaattgaacagaaaaatcagcatAACTGGAATTATTCCTCCTCAGCTGTGAAGCCACCAAAACCCCCAACgccacaaaataaaaaacccaggAAGGACAATGAAAAGTTTCCATTGTCTCCTCAGGCCTGTGGTCAAAAGCTCTCATCTCTCACCTAGATCAAATTActcctttccttcatttttaaattacttctgtcAAGAGTGCAATAACctaaaaaaaaggttaaaaatctCTCCCATTGTCTGAACCagaaaaagtatatttttttttaagttgtaagAAGCAGGGTCTAGCAGAAACCTGGAAATAAAATCCATGTGAAAGCTGAGctgtaattttagaaaaatccaCCAAGAAAATGTTCCAATAGTAGGAAAAGCTTAAAGTTGGCACCACTGCCTGAGACAGCTGCAGAATGGCAGGTTCTGCATCAGTTTACAGAGCCACCCTGTTCAGATCAAGTAAAACTGAAATGGGCAGCTGGACTCTTCCATAATTCTGATCAGACCAAGATGTGCAAAAGCCATGATCTCCACAGCTCGCCAAACCTACCCTCTGAGAGTTTGGATGTCGATGATCAATAGAATTACTGGCATCCTGCAAAACTTTGGAAGTGGTGCCGTTTTTGTACTTTTTGCCTTTTAGTCGATTTACAAAATGTAGTTTTGCTGAAGGTTTGGCAACCAGTGGTTTCTGTTTAGCAAGAATCTCACTGTTCCAGTTCTGAACCTAAGAAAACAAGAGTTAGGAAATTAACCCTTCTGATTGTAGTGACCTATACTGTTAACTCTTATTTGCAgcttctttccctccccagaCTGAGGCAGTTTTACCTTATTTTCCGTTATCCAACCATAAGGATGTGAGAACGTAGGTTTTGGTTCTATTACTTGGCATGTGGTTATTGAGTTCTTGGTACCTGAAGCAGGTTAGTACTGCTACTGATCAGTCTGAAAACTGAACAGTAGTGTGACACCTGATGAATTAAAATGTCATCAAATAGTCTAGTCTATGTAATCAAACACACTGAAGTTTTCCTTGCTGAACTGTAGGTAATGTAAACATTCAAATGCAGACACAGCTGGCATTTCCCACCTGACATTCTTGTcattggaaataaaattaaaaatccataCTGAGtgttagacaaaaaaaaaacccttacacAAATCCCGATACTCAACCAGACTCTTGTGAAGTCCTTGATATACACAAAATTCCAAGTAAAGATTGGAAAGAGAGGAGAATGCCAGCACAAGAGCCAACAGGAGTAACCATCTTGTTTCACTGAGCAACACAATGGACTGCTTTATCCCCTGACAGATTTTCCCTAAATTCTCttgtaaaataaacagaattcttcacaaaacaaacagctttctcTAAAACTGACAAACTCTTACAATAACTGAATAaaaccctgtttttttttcatgattgAATATGAGAAGTTGAGAAGACAGTCACCAGTCTTTCAGCAACACTGCCTACTTAAATGGATTGCCTTTTAACAGCACATTTAAGATCAGCACAGATTCCAACTCTAAGGAGATGGTATCCTGTACAATCAAACCATAACACTTGTGTCAAACGTTGTTCTATATATCAAAGACATTTGTGGAACGAATTTTCAGAATCTGCTCAATGAGTATCTTGGAAAAAGCCCTTTATAAGAGCTAATCTGCAATCTAGGTTAATACTTCATTACAGAAATCCATATGAAACATTTGACTATATTTTAGGACACAGACCATCACAGGCTATATACTTTAAAAGATATCACTGGTAAATAGTTTCAGAGAGTAAGAAAATACAGTGGATACTGGCCAAAAGCTTAGAGGTTCCCTGCAGAGGACTCACCCTGGACTAAGcaatctttttaaaatcagtacaCAAAGAAGCTCTTAAGCATCAGAGCTGACTTCAGCTGTACCAGCTGGCCAGATCCAAGCTTTGTGATTTACTTTCCTATTTGATAAACACAATGGCAGGCTTTGCATCACTTGAcgagaagggaaataaatatcccagtgtgaaaggaaaaaacagcaatttCAGTCTGCCACCGCAGTAATTTCTGTGGAGCTACCAGCCCAGTGTTTAAAGGCAGACAGAATATGAAGGATATCTCTCAGAGATTGACACATGCATTTTAATGAAGAACTCCCCACTAAAAGAGATTTATCTGAGCTTGGGAGGAAGGTTATTTACCTATCTGTGACTTCTGAAAGAGCATCTTTACTCAAGACAGATGTTGCAACTCCTTATGGCTAACAAGTTGGTTAAAATCCCAAAGTGAAAAACAGACAGGTATTTTAAGTGCCTATAAAATTCCTGTAACAAAAAAAGTGTTCAGTACAGCTCAGCTAAAGCTTAGGAATTTTACTTTGAATCACTTTCATGCCACAACTGCAAAATGCTATTAAAGAGGAGATTGCAGGGATTCCTTTGACACACACTACAGGACCCCCTTCTTACTTATGAGGGGAGTAAAGCTTCCCATAAACCACTGTGTATGTGAGATGCTGACTGTTACCTACACAACAAAAGCATTATTTGTCACAttgcagaaacagaaagaaggaaaagtgcCAACCTTTTCTGGTGTTAATTTCATAAGTTCCATGTTTTCCATGCTGTGGCGGCGTCCTACTCTCGGTCTGGTACCTTCAGGAAAGAATCAAATTCATGTTTTTATCACAAGGATTTACAGTGTCACCCTCAAAGCTGAAGCTGTACTCAGCTGAGGTCCAAGATACAGCAATTCTGAGTTCCAAAATAGTGcagttaaataaacaaaaataagcagAGAATAAGCAAAACACTAGTAAAAGCAGCCTTCAAAACCACCAATCTAAGGTACGTAAGTCACTTTCATGCGACACGAGAAGCACCACAGATCTCTGAACAGAGGAACATCAAATGAACTGGGCTCTACTGTAACGCCCAGTGTTGCCAAGATGGTAGGAATTGAAAAGGAAAGACCTAATTTGGCACCAGATTCATCTCCCAccttaaaaagatttttttaaagaaggggGAGGAACAATCAGAAACATTATATGAAGAAACTAAGCAGTAACCTGGGATTTATAATATAGCTGAAGCAGTCCAATACTGCAGAAACCACCTTTTTTGCTGATAGGGTAAAACGTGCAGAGTCGACCAGTAGTTAGAAAAGGacacaacagattttttttgaagGTCACCATTAGAAACGAGTGCAGAAAGAGACACGCACCATTCAGACTCTTATCTACTGCCTGGCTTTCTGACATCATGGAGTTGTTTGTGCTGTAGCTTAATCCAAGAACCATCTGAAGATCTGAGAGATTAAGTCTAGCAGTGAGTTCTCCACTTCTATCTCCTACCTGCAAGCACACAAAATCAGCAGTTCTATTACTGTAACAAAGTATACACACAGGTGTATGTATATATGagagaaaaaggctgaaaaagatTTCCTCTTTGAAAACTGAATCATCTTTTTAATCAAGTAGATAACAACTAAAAGGTACAAACCAAAGCCTGAAATAATCCCTGCTGGTCTACTAACTTAGATTCCATGCTGATATTATTTAGGGATTGCACAAGGACTAAGGAGACAGTTGCAGGACACACCTCCTTAGAACCACTGTGTAAGAGCAAAAACTAACAGTCAACATAGAGAGTATGAAAGTCCTACCTCTCTTGAAATCTCCAAGTGTCTCTCTGCAAAATGCATAGCTTGGTCATGATTCCCCAGAGCAGTATATGCATTCCCTAAACTCCAGCATGCTCTTCCTTCACCaattctgtaaaaaataaaagttttcagTTATACCTTTACTGGTTGAACACTAGGGGTCACGTTTTCATACTGTTGCAACAGGAAAACTGCTTGCTGAGAAATATAAAGTCTATCATCAGAAACCATTCCAACATCAACACATTAAGTATTGTATTTAAAGGAATGTGATCTCAGACTCATTATACCTTGATACCTCCCCATATGAAAACCAAAGCCCAGCATAGTAGGGAATTGCATTAATTCAGGTGCCTTATACAGCACAAGGGCAGCAGAGTTAGAGGCAACAGGACTTGGTTTCTGTGTCTCTTAGGACTTACTTATCATTTAATTCCTGAGCAATCACAAGGTGTTTCAAGTGGTAATCAATTGCTTTTTCATAGTCTTGAAGCAAAGTGTATGTGTTCCCAAGGCTGTAGCAGGCCTGTGCTTCCACAGCTCTGTCTTTAAGCTGTCGAGCCAGCTGTAACGTCCTCCTGAAAGAAAGAGTCAGTCACCTCAAAAGTCACTGTAAGGAAAGGTTTCTAGAAGAATACTTGCACAACTGAAAATCAGTTACACAAATTAAACAATTCAGGATACTGGGCTGGCAAATTAGCTGATAACAAATTACTACACTGTAAACTTAAGATTTTAAGCACCTGTCTTCCACTCCCCTCCAATGCAACCTATTTCCATTTACTGCATTAGAGAGCAGACTGATCCCTCAACCAGCATCTTCTAATTCTAATTTGTTGTTTAATCAATAATTCACAGCAGTTTTCCTGACAGTATGCACTGGAAAGAGTTTAGTACCAGCATTACAATAAATTATTCATATTCACCACCATCATGAGCAAGACAGACCTATAACCACCAAGTCAGCCTGCCCCTGCTGGATAAGAAGAATTTGAGTGTTAAGAGGAATCTGCTCAGTATTGaggctttttctccctttcagaaAGAACAGGTAAGCTCTGAAATCCACCTAAGATGCTAACAACACTTGTACTGTATCTTTGCTGAGTTGGCATTTTCCCAAGTTACATTACAGCAGCAACTGCTTAGTGGTGCAGATATCAAGGAAAAAAGGTCTGGATTGAAAGTAAAGACTAAATATGTAAAAATCATGTTGATGTGCACCAGCCATCTCACTGGTGAGTATACCTGAGCCAGCTACCCAGTTCAGGTCATTCCAGAACTTGCTAAGAGCTACAACAGTAATGCCTGGTCCTAGAGTAAAGGGGAATAAATGCATATCAACAGAAGGATGTCTGCAGTGCTGAGAAGAATCTATTTAAGGTaacaaaagtgaaagaaattaaaaatattaatgctgCCCCTCCCTTAAAAGAATCAGAATGGTTAAGCTACTACAGAAAAACGTTACTGTTGCTGAACAATGCAGCTCTTTAAAAAGTGTGTGTTGAAGAGATGGCACTTCTACAGTGAGCTGAAGTACCAGGCACAAGAGAAGTAAAcggaaaaaatgaaaaggtatAAATTACACTTATAAGTAGTCAACTAACTTGTAGTATTCAGAAGCAGTTTCAAATTCACCCAGGAATATGTAGGCGTTGCCAAGATTGCTGTATGCTCTTCTTTCCGCTGATCTATCACCAAATTCTTTTGCAATTAGGAGACGCTTAAAAACGTGAAATAATTGCGTTATTTACTCAATTTTGTACTTTGTAACAGACATTTTGTTACAGAAATGCATGCTCGTAGTTACTCCACTGTGCATCTGTATCTGTTCTTCAGGCAAACAATACTTGAAAAGAACAGCCAAACTTGAAGCTTGCCATTAAGATTTAAAACTTGCATTAAAAAGCCTGGAACAAGATCCAACACAAGATATGTACTTACTGCCAGGAGCAACCGGTGATATTTTGCTAGAACAGCATTCCTTACTAGCACATTGTTGTACCTGTTCATGAGCTAAAACTGCACTCCTGAAGTTGCCCAGAAGATAGTGTGTGTTTCCCAGATTTCCAAAGGCACGTCCTTGTGCTGCTCTATCACCCAGCTCTGTTACTATTGTCAGGTTTTCCCTGTTTTGGAGGAAGTGAAAAGGGGAAGAATAGTGAATtttcagagggttttttcttacGGTCattcatataattttttttaaaaatctttccgTTTatgtaaaggaaaaggaagaggtatTCTCTGCCTTGGCCTATTTTGTCTTTATGCAACCACAATTTTCCACTCAGTAGGAAACATTTCCTGTGAGATACTGAACTTAACTGCATTCTTACTCAAGCTGGTGTGCTTGCTTCTACAGCTACATTATACACGAGTATGAAGAGGTCCTATTGTCTCAGTCTGGTTTGAAGAGTAATACTGGATTCTAACCTAAGGGAAGGATTTACCTGGTATTAAGAGGTACACTAAAAATGAGAGCATAATGAAAATGTGCCCTTTCCagtttaaaagggaaaaaattctCAGATACCCCTGCTGTGAACAGAAATGTGCTCATGACACCACAAATCACAGTTCTCTATTGAACTAGATTATCATATCCTCTTAATCGCCAACATTTAGAGATACTACTTACTCATAATAATCTGCAGCtttttgtaaagcatttttcaCATCATCTGGAAGTTCCCCTGGATCATGAGTCCCAGCACTAGCTACATTTTTCCCTTTAGAGTGATAGACATTTCCCAGATTATATAGTGCTCTGGCTTCTCCAACCTAAaccaaaagtaaaaataaagctttagaATTGTCTGCTTCCAAGTCTTGTGTCACAACAACTATTAGTACAATccacagatgggaaaaaaagttaaggaGTTGTCAACACGTGCTCTGCCCATTCTGAACATGTTCTTATCACCCATTTTACTCTCACCCAGTCATGTCCCTCAATGAATTTCCTTTTGAGGTGCAAGATACATAATAACTCAAGGCCAATTATcattaaaaactgaaggaaaaaaaacaccaaaccacaaaacaggGTAGTATTTATTAATCTGGTCCTataaggccaggttggatgaggttttgtgcaacctggtctagtggtagggttccctgctcatggcaggggggttggaactagatggtctttaaagtcccttccaaccttaatgattctatttctatgattctaaaatcTTCCAAGTGCAAACAGCCATCTTGCAACTAACAGACTC of the Apus apus isolate bApuApu2 chromosome 7, bApuApu2.pri.cur, whole genome shotgun sequence genome contains:
- the GPSM2 gene encoding G-protein-signaling modulator 2 isoform X1; translation: MEESNVLISMPEDRSFHVRYRMEASCLELALEGERLCKAGDCRAGVSFFEAAVQVGTEDLKTLSAIYSQLGNAYFYLHEYAKALEYHHHDLTLARTIGDLLGEAKASGNLGNTLKVLGNFEEAIVCCQRHLDISRELNDKVGEARALYNLGNVYHSKGKNVASAGTHDPGELPDDVKNALQKAADYYEENLTIVTELGDRAAQGRAFGNLGNTHYLLGNFRSAVLAHEQRLLIAKEFGDRSAERRAYSNLGNAYIFLGEFETASEYYKRTLQLARQLKDRAVEAQACYSLGNTYTLLQDYEKAIDYHLKHLVIAQELNDKIGEGRACWSLGNAYTALGNHDQAMHFAERHLEISREVGDRSGELTARLNLSDLQMVLGLSYSTNNSMMSESQAVDKSLNGTRPRVGRRHSMENMELMKLTPEKVQNWNSEILAKQKPLVAKPSAKLHFVNRLKGKKYKNGTTSKVLQDASNSIDHRHPNSQRKNSRETMADEGFFDLLSRFQSNRMDDQRYHFQEKNRFSAASVAMSSTPPKTMRKSFSTSVVSPHTDEFLDLLASSQSRRLDDQRASFSHLPGLRLSQHSSRSVLSHLMASNSRELDDDFFDILIKCQGSRLDDQRCAPPSSVKGPTVPDEDFFSLILRSQAKRMDEQRVHLPSTIKGPNSS
- the GPSM2 gene encoding G-protein-signaling modulator 2 isoform X3 → MEASCLELALEGERLCKAGDCRAGVSFFEAAVQVGTEDLKTLSAIYSQLGNAYFYLHEYAKALEYHHHDLTLARTIGDLLGEAKASGNLGNTLKVLGNFEEAIVCCQRHLDISRELNDKVGEARALYNLGNVYHSKGKNVASAGTHDPGELPDDVKNALQKAADYYEENLTIVTELGDRAAQGRAFGNLGNTHYLLGNFRSAVLAHEQRLLIAKEFGDRSAERRAYSNLGNAYIFLGEFETASEYYKRTLQLARQLKDRAVEAQACYSLGNTYTLLQDYEKAIDYHLKHLVIAQELNDKIGEGRACWSLGNAYTALGNHDQAMHFAERHLEISREVGDRSGELTARLNLSDLQMVLGLSYSTNNSMMSESQAVDKSLNGTRPRVGRRHSMENMELMKLTPEKVQNWNSEILAKQKPLVAKPSAKLHFVNRLKGKKYKNGTTSKVLQDASNSIDHRHPNSQRKNSRETMADEGFFDLLSRFQSNRMDDQRYHFQEKNRFSAASVAMSSTPPKTMRKSFSTSVVSPHTDEFLDLLASSQSRRLDDQRASFSHLPGLRLSQHSSRSVLSHLMASNSRELDDDFFDILIKCQGSRLDDQRCAPPSSVKGPTVPDEDFFSLILRSQAKRMDEQRVHLPSTIKGPNSS
- the GPSM2 gene encoding G-protein-signaling modulator 2 isoform X2, with the translated sequence MEESNVLISMPEDRSFHVRYRMEASCLELALEGERLCKAGDCRAGVSFFEAAVQVGTEDLKTLSAIYSQLGNAYFYLHEYAKALEYHHHDLTLARTIGDLLGEAKASGNLGNTLKVLGNFEEAIVCCQRHLDISRELNDKVGEARALYNLGNVYHSKGKNVASAGTHDPGELPDDVKNALQKAADYYEENLTIVTELGDRAAQGRAFGNLGNTHYLLGNFRSAVLAHEQRLLIAKEFGDRSAERRAYSNLGNAYIFLGEFETASEYYKRTLQLARQLKDRAVEAQACYSLGNTYTLLQDYEKAIDYHLKHLVIAQELNDKIGEGRACWSLGNAYTALGNHDQAMHFAERHLEISREVGDRSGELTARLNLSDLQMVLGLSYSTNNSMMSESQAVDKSLNGTRPRVGRRHSMENMELMKLTPEKVQNWNSEILAKQKPLVAKPSAKLHFVNRLKGKKYKNGTTSKVLQDASNSIDHRHPNSQRKNSRETMADEGFFDLLSRFQSNRMDDQRYHFQEKNRFSAASVAMSSTPPKTMRKYEFLDLLASSQSRRLDDQRASFSHLPGLRLSQHSSRSVLSHLMASNSRELDDDFFDILIKCQGSRLDDQRCAPPSSVKGPTVPDEDFFSLILRSQAKRMDEQRVHLPSTIKGPNSS